A single Cannabis sativa cultivar Pink pepper isolate KNU-18-1 chromosome 7, ASM2916894v1, whole genome shotgun sequence DNA region contains:
- the LOC115696243 gene encoding uncharacterized protein LOC115696243 isoform X1, producing the protein MRKAIRKVKKPDDSSAKLVLKEVIGLTTTNCNGLASSSSSSSSLSSSCAYVAGCVVVVYNVDSCSQSHLMVTHRMPKPLNCVAMSEDGRFIAAGESGTQPSVLVWDSETLALVSELKGHLYGLGCIAFSPDGKHLVSVGGYIYLWEWRSGMLLTKLKASSSSSAIASVSFSSDAKLVVTSGKKHLKFWSVGSSPKTCLNKGTASLAVHGKAVNLGPHKESSFISIASTLRANGITMCSQAGELFSVYTLTDAGVLCHLDSGLSIKKSVDLKVEKGFAISVSDKLVACACSNGIVQLFAIDTLKYVGSLLYSKDKKGCAEDDINSHAKEPENDILPDAVACQFTMSEKLVVIYGDHSLYIWDIYNVNQARRCCVLLSHSACIWDIKNLCCENMHDESLACVARGCSGGVSFATCSADGTIRLWDLSLQPDLLEDLGDQHSSSLKPMSYTGLVRTGTFERDAMELGFSTRGFRSMAASPDGKYLAAGDCEGNLHIYDLHTFNYTCFQGAHDAEILSLSFNLPSKMSDSEEVINGHYFLASGGCDQLIHLYDGKRNFDLIERIDDHSAAVTSVKFACNGQKILSCSADRSLVFRDVTVTDDGFRISHFLHQTASRGTVYDMAVDPKMEIVVTVGQDKKINTFDITTGKLIRSFKHNKDFGDPIKITIDPSCSYLACSFSNKSLCIYDFITGEMVSQAIGHSEIITGAIFLPDCKHIVTVGGDGCIFVWKLPVLLSSTMQQTMKEKSTPLSPKCLAQPVAFTEIIVPKEDFQCRDDSIDKLSPGMFEKIGQKETHQGGETQENKRFKFSVSRLPRWAQDKLTSSNVPREHCLNSSKGVDLNDVPLVADAQGYSLSSPESHMRSDHEMGSSEECPSSTSTFSSYSNNKLYSPVHRGTFSSFAMDKRWINVYTVCLPNSPEVQDMRYTNLPVSSQNTLNHSSQLACTDQQFIGLESGIMDESNSYTRETSANESGTIYKNIGQYRLHNLSKCNEAVTGSVPETEQLHSDKAGGELQTAIDACPIKSDESDLFKKHYSSLSLSRKIERGNSIRRRHSARYVVHQDYLGGCIRLFDSPLKSSGGKILNFPEETPEEPSYPVSAHCKQDTKNSVQSLSTENKLDNYETKLKIIACGEALLSLDTAAEKTVELFSDLQKTHNSREEISSQPESQLCSKAAALLPSIMEKVNALAKLVQSCNNPPCGKTEETH; encoded by the exons ATGAGAAAAGCTATACGTAAAGTGAAGAAACCAGACGATTCTAGTGCCAAG CTGGTTTTAAAAGAGGTGATTGGCTTGACGACTACGAATTGCAATGGATTGGCTtcgagttcttcttcttcttcttctttatccTCGAGCTGTGCATATGTGGCGGGATGCGTTGTGGTGGTTTACAATGTGGATTCCTGCTCTCAATCGCACCTCATGGTGACTCATCGAATGCCGAAGCCTTTGAACTGTGTTGCCATGTCCGAAGATGGGCGTTTCATAGCTGCTGGAGAG TCAGGAACTCAACCTTCGGTGTTAGTGTGGGACAGTGAGACGCTAGCCTTGGTATCCGAGCTAAAAGGTCATCTTTATGGGCTTGGATGCATTGCATTCTCACCTGATG GGAAACATTTGGTTTCTGTTGGAGGATACATCTATCTTTGGGAGTGGCGAAGTGGTATGCTTCTTACTAAGCTTAAAGCAAGTTCATCTTCTTCTGCTATTGCATCAGTTAGCTTCTCGTCAGATGCAAAGTTAGTTGTGACTTCTGGAAAGAAACACTTAAAGTTCTGGTCTGTTGGTTCATCTCCGAAGACTTGTTTAAATAAAGGGACCGCATCGTTGGCAGTTCATGGAAAGGCTGTTAATCTTGGTCCTCACAAGGAAAGCTCATTTATATCTATTGCATCCACCTTAAGGGCTAATGGTATAACCATGTGTAGCCAAGCTGGTGAACTTTTCTCAGTCTACACATTAACTGATGCAG GTGTATTATGCCATCTAGATTCTGGATTATCAATAAAAAAGTCTGTGGATTTAAAG GTTGAAAAAGGTTTTGCAATATCTGTATCTGACAAGCTAGTTGCTTGTGCTTGTAGTAATGGAATAGTGCAGCTCTTTGCCATTGATACTCTTAAATATGTTGGAAGTCTTTTATATTCAAAGGACAAAAAAGGTTGTGCAGAAGATGACATTAATAGCCATGCTAAAGAGCCAGAAAATGATATTCTTCCTGATGCCGTTGCTTGCCAATTCACAATGTCAGAAAAGCTTG TGGTTATTTACGGAGATCATAGTTTGTATATATGGGACATCTATAATGTCAACCAG GCTAGAAGATGTTGTGTGTTGCTTTCACACTCTGCTTGCATATGGGATATCAAGAACTTGTGCTGCGAAAACATGCATGATGAATCCCTTGCATGTGTAGCTAGAGGTTGTTCTGGTGGGGTTTCATTTGCAACATGCTCGGCAGATGGTACTATAAGGCTGTGGGATCTTTCTTTGCAACCTGACCTATTAGAGGATCTTGGAGACCAGCATTCTTCAAGTTTGAAACCAATGAGCTACACAGGCTTAG TTAGGACAGGGACATTTGAACGAGATGCTATGGAGTTAGGTTTCAGCACTCGGGGGTTTCGATCAATGGCAGCTAGTCCAGATGGAAAGTACCTTGCTGCTGGTGATTGTGAAGGAAACCTTCACATCTATGACCTACATACTTTTAATTATACATGCTTCCAG GGTGCTCATGATGCAGAGATCCTATCCTTGAGCTTTAATTTGCCGAGCAAGATGTCTGATTCTGAAGAAGTCATCAACGGGCATTATTTCCTTGCTTCAGGGGGCTGTGACCAACTTATTCATCTTTATGATGGCAAAAG GAATTTCGATCTCATCGAAAGAATCGATGATCATTCTGCTGCAGTGACTTCTGTAAAATTTGCTTGCAATGGTCAAAAGATTCTAAGTTGCAGTGCTGATAG GTCTCTGGTGTTCCGTGATGTTACAGTCACAGATGATGGTTTTCGAATTTCACATTTTCTTCATCAAACAGCATCACGTGGAACTGTTTATGACATGGCTGTAGATCCTAAGATGGAGATTGTGGTAACTGTTGGACAG GATAAGAAGATAAACACATTTGACATCACCACTGGGAAGCTAATTAGATCATTCAAGCACAATAAAGATTTTGGAGATCCAATAAAG ATAACAATTGACCCAAGCTGTAGTTACCTGGCTTGCTCCTTTTCTAACAAGTCTCTTTGTATATACGACTTTATTACTGGGGAAATGGTCTCACAAGCAATTGGACATAGTGAAATTATTACTGGCGCCATCTTCTTACCTGATTGCAAGCATATAGTTACT GTAGGTGGTGATGGATGTATATTTGTATGGAAATTGCCTGTTCTTCTGTCCTCTACAATGCAACAGACGATGAAGGAAAAATCAACTCCATTGTCCCCAAAATGTTTAGCCCAGCCAGTAGCTTTTACTGAAATAATTGTTCCTAAAGAAGACTTCCAATGTAGAGATGATTCCATAGATAAATTATCACCAGGAATGTTTGAGAAGATTGGACAAAAGGAAACTCATCAAGGAGGTGAAACTCAGGAGAACAAGAGATTCAAATTTAGCGTCTCAAGACTTCCAAGGTGGGCACAAGACAAATTAACAAGCTCTAATGTCCCGAGAGAACACTGTTTGAATTCATCCAAG GGAGTAGACTTGAATGATGTTCCTTTAGTTGCTGATGCTCAAGGATACTCTCTTTCCTCTCCTGAGTCTCATATGCGATCTGATCATGAGATGGGATCCAGTGAGGAATGCCCCAGTAGCACGTCCACATTTTCTTCTTATAGTAATAATAAACTCTATTCTCCAGTACATCGAGGAACCTTTAG TAGCTTTGCCATGGACAAGCGTTGGATCAATGTATATACTGTATGTTTGCCAAATTCTCCAGAGGTGCAGGATATGAGATACACCAATTTGCCAGTGTCTTCCCAAAATACAT TAAACCACAGTTCTCAGCTTGCTTGTACTGATCAGCAATTCATTGGTCTTGAGAGCGGGATTATGGATGAAAGTAATAGTTACACACGAGAGACGAGTGCCAATGAATCTGGTACTATCTACAAGAATATTGGCCAATACCGCTTGCATAATTTGAGCAAATGTAACGAGGCTGTTACTGGGAGTGTTCCTGAAACAGAGCAATTGCATTCAGATAAAGCTGGTGGCGAGTTACAAACAGCTATAGATGCCTGCCCCATTAAGTCTGATGAAAGTGATCTGTTTAAGAAACACTATAGTAGCTTGTCTTTGTCTCGCAAG ATTGAAAGAGGAAACTCAATCAGAAGAAGGCATTCTGCTCGATATGTTGTCCATCAGGACTATCTTGGTGGATGTATAAGACTTTTTGACTCGCCCTTAAAATCTTCAGGTGGCAAAATCTTGAACTTCCCTGAGGAAACACCAGAAGAGCCATCATACCCGGTTTCAGCTCATTGTAAACAG GACACGAAGAACTCGGTACAAAGCTTGAGCACAGAAAACAAACTAGACAATTACGAAACGAAGCTAAAAATCATTGCCTGTGGGGAAGCATTACTGTCTTTAGATACTGCAGCTGAAAAAACTGTTGAGTTATTTTCAGACTTACAAAAAACTCATAATTCTAGAGAAGAGATTTCAAGCCAACCTGAATCTCAGTTATGTTCCAAGGCAGCTGCACTACTTCCATCAATAATGGAGAAAGTTAATGCATTGGCCAAATTGGTGCAATCTTGCAACAATCCACCATGTGGAAAAACAGAAGAAACACATTGA
- the LOC115696243 gene encoding uncharacterized protein LOC115696243 isoform X2, whose product MRCGGLQCGFLLSIAPHGDSSNAEAFELCCHVRRWAFHSCWRGTQPSVLVWDSETLALVSELKGHLYGLGCIAFSPDGKHLVSVGGYIYLWEWRSGMLLTKLKASSSSSAIASVSFSSDAKLVVTSGKKHLKFWSVGSSPKTCLNKGTASLAVHGKAVNLGPHKESSFISIASTLRANGITMCSQAGELFSVYTLTDAGVLCHLDSGLSIKKSVDLKVEKGFAISVSDKLVACACSNGIVQLFAIDTLKYVGSLLYSKDKKGCAEDDINSHAKEPENDILPDAVACQFTMSEKLVVIYGDHSLYIWDIYNVNQARRCCVLLSHSACIWDIKNLCCENMHDESLACVARGCSGGVSFATCSADGTIRLWDLSLQPDLLEDLGDQHSSSLKPMSYTGLVRTGTFERDAMELGFSTRGFRSMAASPDGKYLAAGDCEGNLHIYDLHTFNYTCFQGAHDAEILSLSFNLPSKMSDSEEVINGHYFLASGGCDQLIHLYDGKRNFDLIERIDDHSAAVTSVKFACNGQKILSCSADRSLVFRDVTVTDDGFRISHFLHQTASRGTVYDMAVDPKMEIVVTVGQDKKINTFDITTGKLIRSFKHNKDFGDPIKITIDPSCSYLACSFSNKSLCIYDFITGEMVSQAIGHSEIITGAIFLPDCKHIVTVGGDGCIFVWKLPVLLSSTMQQTMKEKSTPLSPKCLAQPVAFTEIIVPKEDFQCRDDSIDKLSPGMFEKIGQKETHQGGETQENKRFKFSVSRLPRWAQDKLTSSNVPREHCLNSSKGVDLNDVPLVADAQGYSLSSPESHMRSDHEMGSSEECPSSTSTFSSYSNNKLYSPVHRGTFSSFAMDKRWINVYTVCLPNSPEVQDMRYTNLPVSSQNTLNHSSQLACTDQQFIGLESGIMDESNSYTRETSANESGTIYKNIGQYRLHNLSKCNEAVTGSVPETEQLHSDKAGGELQTAIDACPIKSDESDLFKKHYSSLSLSRKIERGNSIRRRHSARYVVHQDYLGGCIRLFDSPLKSSGGKILNFPEETPEEPSYPVSAHCKQDTKNSVQSLSTENKLDNYETKLKIIACGEALLSLDTAAEKTVELFSDLQKTHNSREEISSQPESQLCSKAAALLPSIMEKVNALAKLVQSCNNPPCGKTEETH is encoded by the exons ATGCGTTGTGGTGGTTTACAATGTGGATTCCTGCTCTCAATCGCACCTCATGGTGACTCATCGAATGCCGAAGCCTTTGAACTGTGTTGCCATGTCCGAAGATGGGCGTTTCATAGCTGCTGGAGAG GAACTCAACCTTCGGTGTTAGTGTGGGACAGTGAGACGCTAGCCTTGGTATCCGAGCTAAAAGGTCATCTTTATGGGCTTGGATGCATTGCATTCTCACCTGATG GGAAACATTTGGTTTCTGTTGGAGGATACATCTATCTTTGGGAGTGGCGAAGTGGTATGCTTCTTACTAAGCTTAAAGCAAGTTCATCTTCTTCTGCTATTGCATCAGTTAGCTTCTCGTCAGATGCAAAGTTAGTTGTGACTTCTGGAAAGAAACACTTAAAGTTCTGGTCTGTTGGTTCATCTCCGAAGACTTGTTTAAATAAAGGGACCGCATCGTTGGCAGTTCATGGAAAGGCTGTTAATCTTGGTCCTCACAAGGAAAGCTCATTTATATCTATTGCATCCACCTTAAGGGCTAATGGTATAACCATGTGTAGCCAAGCTGGTGAACTTTTCTCAGTCTACACATTAACTGATGCAG GTGTATTATGCCATCTAGATTCTGGATTATCAATAAAAAAGTCTGTGGATTTAAAG GTTGAAAAAGGTTTTGCAATATCTGTATCTGACAAGCTAGTTGCTTGTGCTTGTAGTAATGGAATAGTGCAGCTCTTTGCCATTGATACTCTTAAATATGTTGGAAGTCTTTTATATTCAAAGGACAAAAAAGGTTGTGCAGAAGATGACATTAATAGCCATGCTAAAGAGCCAGAAAATGATATTCTTCCTGATGCCGTTGCTTGCCAATTCACAATGTCAGAAAAGCTTG TGGTTATTTACGGAGATCATAGTTTGTATATATGGGACATCTATAATGTCAACCAG GCTAGAAGATGTTGTGTGTTGCTTTCACACTCTGCTTGCATATGGGATATCAAGAACTTGTGCTGCGAAAACATGCATGATGAATCCCTTGCATGTGTAGCTAGAGGTTGTTCTGGTGGGGTTTCATTTGCAACATGCTCGGCAGATGGTACTATAAGGCTGTGGGATCTTTCTTTGCAACCTGACCTATTAGAGGATCTTGGAGACCAGCATTCTTCAAGTTTGAAACCAATGAGCTACACAGGCTTAG TTAGGACAGGGACATTTGAACGAGATGCTATGGAGTTAGGTTTCAGCACTCGGGGGTTTCGATCAATGGCAGCTAGTCCAGATGGAAAGTACCTTGCTGCTGGTGATTGTGAAGGAAACCTTCACATCTATGACCTACATACTTTTAATTATACATGCTTCCAG GGTGCTCATGATGCAGAGATCCTATCCTTGAGCTTTAATTTGCCGAGCAAGATGTCTGATTCTGAAGAAGTCATCAACGGGCATTATTTCCTTGCTTCAGGGGGCTGTGACCAACTTATTCATCTTTATGATGGCAAAAG GAATTTCGATCTCATCGAAAGAATCGATGATCATTCTGCTGCAGTGACTTCTGTAAAATTTGCTTGCAATGGTCAAAAGATTCTAAGTTGCAGTGCTGATAG GTCTCTGGTGTTCCGTGATGTTACAGTCACAGATGATGGTTTTCGAATTTCACATTTTCTTCATCAAACAGCATCACGTGGAACTGTTTATGACATGGCTGTAGATCCTAAGATGGAGATTGTGGTAACTGTTGGACAG GATAAGAAGATAAACACATTTGACATCACCACTGGGAAGCTAATTAGATCATTCAAGCACAATAAAGATTTTGGAGATCCAATAAAG ATAACAATTGACCCAAGCTGTAGTTACCTGGCTTGCTCCTTTTCTAACAAGTCTCTTTGTATATACGACTTTATTACTGGGGAAATGGTCTCACAAGCAATTGGACATAGTGAAATTATTACTGGCGCCATCTTCTTACCTGATTGCAAGCATATAGTTACT GTAGGTGGTGATGGATGTATATTTGTATGGAAATTGCCTGTTCTTCTGTCCTCTACAATGCAACAGACGATGAAGGAAAAATCAACTCCATTGTCCCCAAAATGTTTAGCCCAGCCAGTAGCTTTTACTGAAATAATTGTTCCTAAAGAAGACTTCCAATGTAGAGATGATTCCATAGATAAATTATCACCAGGAATGTTTGAGAAGATTGGACAAAAGGAAACTCATCAAGGAGGTGAAACTCAGGAGAACAAGAGATTCAAATTTAGCGTCTCAAGACTTCCAAGGTGGGCACAAGACAAATTAACAAGCTCTAATGTCCCGAGAGAACACTGTTTGAATTCATCCAAG GGAGTAGACTTGAATGATGTTCCTTTAGTTGCTGATGCTCAAGGATACTCTCTTTCCTCTCCTGAGTCTCATATGCGATCTGATCATGAGATGGGATCCAGTGAGGAATGCCCCAGTAGCACGTCCACATTTTCTTCTTATAGTAATAATAAACTCTATTCTCCAGTACATCGAGGAACCTTTAG TAGCTTTGCCATGGACAAGCGTTGGATCAATGTATATACTGTATGTTTGCCAAATTCTCCAGAGGTGCAGGATATGAGATACACCAATTTGCCAGTGTCTTCCCAAAATACAT TAAACCACAGTTCTCAGCTTGCTTGTACTGATCAGCAATTCATTGGTCTTGAGAGCGGGATTATGGATGAAAGTAATAGTTACACACGAGAGACGAGTGCCAATGAATCTGGTACTATCTACAAGAATATTGGCCAATACCGCTTGCATAATTTGAGCAAATGTAACGAGGCTGTTACTGGGAGTGTTCCTGAAACAGAGCAATTGCATTCAGATAAAGCTGGTGGCGAGTTACAAACAGCTATAGATGCCTGCCCCATTAAGTCTGATGAAAGTGATCTGTTTAAGAAACACTATAGTAGCTTGTCTTTGTCTCGCAAG ATTGAAAGAGGAAACTCAATCAGAAGAAGGCATTCTGCTCGATATGTTGTCCATCAGGACTATCTTGGTGGATGTATAAGACTTTTTGACTCGCCCTTAAAATCTTCAGGTGGCAAAATCTTGAACTTCCCTGAGGAAACACCAGAAGAGCCATCATACCCGGTTTCAGCTCATTGTAAACAG GACACGAAGAACTCGGTACAAAGCTTGAGCACAGAAAACAAACTAGACAATTACGAAACGAAGCTAAAAATCATTGCCTGTGGGGAAGCATTACTGTCTTTAGATACTGCAGCTGAAAAAACTGTTGAGTTATTTTCAGACTTACAAAAAACTCATAATTCTAGAGAAGAGATTTCAAGCCAACCTGAATCTCAGTTATGTTCCAAGGCAGCTGCACTACTTCCATCAATAATGGAGAAAGTTAATGCATTGGCCAAATTGGTGCAATCTTGCAACAATCCACCATGTGGAAAAACAGAAGAAACACATTGA